From a single Botrytis cinerea B05.10 chromosome 16, complete sequence genomic region:
- the Bccem1 gene encoding Bccem1 has product MRRVVVTGLGAITPLGVGIRPTWSRLLAGNCGIVSLPTNYFEISQRESLPSTIAGLVPSGSDAKDSWRASDWLEKGEDSRMAKFTQYAIAATEMALQDAGWRPQKQEDKESTGVCLGSGIGGLDELYTASNNYSRMGYKSVSPFFVPKLLINLAAGHISMKYGFEGPNHAVTTACTTGAHAIGDASRFIAFGDADVMIAGGSESCIHPLAFAGFAKARSLARKYNDNPESSSRPFDRDRCGFVIAEGAGVVVLEELEHAKARGAEIYAEIRGYGCSGDAHHITAPKEDGAGAFLAMKRALKNAGISPREVDYINAHATSTPLGDAAENAAITRLMLGEEGLDNASQIAVSSTKGAIGHLLGAAGAVEAIFSILAVKENTLPPTLNLHNPDENMNCNYVPFSAQQKDVKVSVSNSFGFGGTNASLVFSKYS; this is encoded by the exons ATGCGACGCGTTGTAGTAACAGGCCTTGGAGCCATAACACCATTAGGCGTAGGAATCCGACCTACATGGAGTCGTCTTCTTGCGGGAAACTGCGGTATAGTGTCACTTCCCACgaattatttcgaaatctcaCAGCGAGAAAGTCTTCCTAGCACAATAGCTGGTCTTGTGCCATCTGGTAGCGATGCGAAAGATTCATGGCGAGCTTCAGATTGGTTAGAGAAAGGGGAAGATTCCCGAATGGCCAAATTTACACAATATGCAATAGCAGCTACAGAAATGGCACTTCAGGATGCAGGATGGAGACCACAGAAACAAGAGGATAAAGAATCTACTGGTGTTTGCCTTGGTAGTGGTATTGGGGGATTGGACGAGCTTTATACTGCTAGCAACAACTACTCTCGAATG GGCTACAAATCAGTATCCCCTTTCTTCGTACCGAAACTCCTCATAAATCTCGCCGCAGGTCATATCTCAATGAAATATGGATTTGAAGGTCCGAATCACGCAGTCACAACCGCTTGCACAACTGGCGCACATGCAATCGGCGATGCATCCCGATTTATCGCTTTTGGAGATGCAGATGTTATGATCGCTGGTGGTTCTGAGTCTTGCATACATCCTTTGGCTTTTGCTGGCTTTGCTAAAGCTCGTTCACTTGCTCGCAAATATAATGACAATCCAGAATCATCCTCACGTCCTTTCGATCGAGATAGATGTGGCTTTGTTATTGCAGAAGGTGCTGGAGTTGTTGTTTTGGAGGAGTTGGAACATGCTAAAGCTCGCGGAGCCGAAATATATGCCGAAATTCGTGGATATGGTTGTAGTGGTGATGCACATCATATTACTGCTCCAAAAGAAGATGGAGCTGGTGCATTCCTAGCGATGAAGAGAGCTCTCAAGAATGCTGGAATTTCACCCCGAGAAGTCGATTACATTAATGCTCATGCTACAAGTACGCCTTTAGGTGATGCTGCCGAAAATGCTGCCATTACTAGATTGATGCTTGGTGAGGAAGGGCTTGATAACGCGAGTCAAATTGCAGTCAGTAGTACCAAGGGTGCCATTGGACATTTGCTAGGTGCTGCTGGTGCAGTGGAAGccattttttcaatcttggCTGTGAAAGAG AACACACTTCCACCTACACTCAACCTACATAATCCAGATGAAAACATGAATTGTAATTATGTCCCTTTTTCAGCACAACAAAAAGATGTCAAGGTTTCGGTATCTAATAGTTTTGGCTTTGGTGGCACGAATGCCTCACTCGTCTTCTCAAAGTATAGCTGA